The sequence below is a genomic window from Arthrobacter sp. U41.
CAGGACCGCTGGTGGTGGTCCTGCAATCAGCCAAGAATGCGGGACTCAGCCCCGAGCAGACGACCTCCTGGGTCTGGGCAATTTCCATCGCCAGCGGCGTGGTGTGCTCGGTGCTCAGCCTGGTCACCAGGCAGCCTGTGATGGTTGCCTGGTCAGTGCCGGGAGCTGCGCTGCTCCTGACCGCGCTGGGGAACTATTCCTATTCGGACGCCATTGGCGCCTACCTGGTCGCGGGCATCCTCGGCACCGTGCTGGGCGTTACCGGTCTGTTCGGCCGGCTGTTGGCGGTTGTGCCCAAGCCGATACTCGCCGGTGTGCTGGCCGGCGTGCTGCTGCCCTTCGTCCTCAACGCAGCCGGCGCAGTCGTATCCTCGCCGCTTGTGGCGGGCGGACTGGTGCTGGCGTATTTCGCCGGGAAGCGGTTTGTTCCCCGCTACGCAGTGATTGTGGCCCTCTTCTCCGGGGCGCTGTTGGGAATCTTCACGGGGGGTATTTCCGCCCCGCAATTGTCCCTGGCGCTGGCCGGCCCCTTATGGACAACACCAACCTTCAGCGTTCCGGCGGTGATGGGGATAGCCGTGCCGCTGCTCATAGTCACGACGGCGGGCCAGAACGGGCCGGGGCTGGCGATGATGCACAGCAGCGGGTACCTGCCTAATGACAGGCTGCTCCTGGGCGGAGCCGGCGTCGCGTCCGTGATCTTTGCACCCTTCGGGAGCCACGCCATCAACCTTGCCGCCATCACGGCGGGCATCTGCGCCGGGCCGGAAGCCCACGAGGATTCCCGGCGGCGGTTCATCGCGGGTATCGCCTGTGGGGTCTTCTATCTGGTCTTCGGAACCTTCAGCACGGCTGTCGTTGCCCTGTTCGCGGTCATCCCCGCACCGATGCTGACCGCGTTGGCGGGGGTGGCGCTGCTCGGCGCGCTCCAGGGAGCCGTAAGGGACGTGGTCCTGGGGGCTGAGGGGCGCCCGGCAGAGCTGGAAGCCGCCCTGATCACGCTGGCAGTGACCGCGTCCGGCATTGCCCCGTGGGGAATCGTGTCCCCGTTTTGGGGATGCCTGGCCGGGATCGGTATTTATTTGCTGGCGC
It includes:
- a CDS encoding benzoate/H(+) symporter BenE family transporter encodes the protein MSLRSAMSLSAVMAGLVAVVVSYSGPLVVVLQSAKNAGLSPEQTTSWVWAISIASGVVCSVLSLVTRQPVMVAWSVPGAALLLTALGNYSYSDAIGAYLVAGILGTVLGVTGLFGRLLAVVPKPILAGVLAGVLLPFVLNAAGAVVSSPLVAGGLVLAYFAGKRFVPRYAVIVALFSGALLGIFTGGISAPQLSLALAGPLWTTPTFSVPAVMGIAVPLLIVTTAGQNGPGLAMMHSSGYLPNDRLLLGGAGVASVIFAPFGSHAINLAAITAGICAGPEAHEDSRRRFIAGIACGVFYLVFGTFSTAVVALFAVIPAPMLTALAGVALLGALQGAVRDVVLGAEGRPAELEAALITLAVTASGIAPWGIVSPFWGCLAGIGIYLLARRRNTV